GGCGCCGAAAAAATGACCCGACAGCGGCGGTAACGCTGTGTCACCATGGCAACGATGAACAAACGGCGCGCCGGCGAGGCGTCGCCGCTCGACGAGCAACGGGAAGGAGGAGGTGGCCGATGAATCCGAAGACCATGTGCGGCGTGCTGTACATCAGTGCCGGACAACGCTTTTCGCATTGCACTATGCGGGCGGAGCAGTTCTCGCAGTCCTGCGGGCGCGATTCCGGCCGCCTCGTCCAGCAGGCCTGATCCGGTCCCTTCTCGCTTCGTTGCTCGTCTCCCTTTCACGAAACATGGTGACTCCCATGCTGTTCCGTCACGCCGACCCCGAAGTGTCCCCCGACAACTGGATACACGTGCAGGTGCTGGTCCTCAACGCCTCCTACGAGGCGCTGACCGATATCCGCGCCGATCGGGCGGTGGTGTTGTTGATCAGCGGAGCCGCCGAGACGATCGCCGAGCGGCAGCCGCAGTTCCCGATCCGATCCAAGCACCTGGAAATCGCACTGCCCGAGACGATTCGGCTGCGGCACTACGTCTACCTCGAGCACCGGGTACTCGTCCACGACGAGAGCCGGGCCACCATGGCCGCGGTGCTGCGCCGCGACGGCCACCGGTGCGGGTACTGCTCCGGCTGGGCACGCACCGTCGACCACATCCGCCCGCGCAGCCGCGGCGGGCCCAACACCTGGAACAACCTGATCGCGGCCTGTGGCCCGTGCAATACCCGCAAGGCCGACCGGACTCCCGAGGAGGCCGGGATGCGGCTGCTCTGGGAACCCAAGGCCCCCAACGATATGCACCGCCGGCAGCGTCACATCTGGCGCCGGCTCGCCGGCGCGAGCTGACAACCGTATCCCGAGGAAGGAGGGACCGATATGACGAACACGATGCCCGCACCGACCCTGGTGGATCTGCTCCCGCTCTCGGATACGCCGAGCTGGGAACAGGCCGCCTGCAAGGGTGACCCGAACCACGACGCGTGGTTCCCGTACCCGTCGCAGGACTTCGACTACGCCCGCGCCATCTGCGCCGCCTGCCCTATCGTGGCGCAGTGCGCGGAGTTCGCGGCGGCGACCGGACAGTCCGGCGTGTGGGGCGGTCACGAATTCGACCGCGGCACACTGATCCGGGACTGATAGCCGATCCGGGGTGCGGGTGGCCTTCACCACCCGCGCTCCCGGATTCCCGGCCCCGACCGTGTCCTCTGCCGGTACCAGCCGAGCGCTGCTTTTCGGCTGACCATACACTGGCAGACCGTGGGCACACATCGCAGCGCGGACGGATCACGGGGCGTCAGCAAAAGTTTGGTTATCACCGTGGTGGCGGTCCTGCTGTTGATCGCGGCAGTCGGCGGCTGGTTGTGGCTGAGCAACCGGTCGGCATCGGAGAACCGCAGCGCCGCCGGACAGTGCATCGAAGGCCCGGTCACCCTCCCGGTGACCGTCGATCCGGATATCGCCGGACCCGTGCGCGCGGCCGCCGACCGTTACAACGCCACCTCCCCACAGGTGCGTGATCACTGCGCGAAGATCGCGGTCACCGTCCAGCCCACGGCCGCGATGGTGGCCGGGCTCACCGCGCCGAACTGGGATGCCGGGCTCGGGCAGCAGCCTGGGCTGTGGATTCCCAGTTCCACCCGGGCCGTCGAGCAGATGCGGGTACCGGGTCTGGTTCAGGGCGCCCCGGCCTCCGTGGCGGTCAGCCCGATCGTGGTGGCCGCACCCGACCAGCTGGCGCAGGCCCTGACCAAGGCCGATCTGAGCTGGTCGGATCTGCCGCGCCTGCAGCGCGGATCACTCGGCGATATCGGCCTCGGCAGCTGGGGCGGGCTGAAGATGGCCCTGCCGCCGGGTGACGGGTCGCTGGCCGCCGCGGTGGCGGTCGGCTCGGCGGTCTCGGGCTCCGACCCCCTGACCGACGATTCCGCTCGATCCGGTCAGGTGGTGGCCGCCATTTCCGGATTGGCCGCCGAGGCGCCCGAATCTTCCGATCCGGGCGCCGCGCTGGCAGCGGTCGCCGACTCCGCACACGCCGCCACCTCACCGATCCACGCGGTGGCAGTTACCGAACAGCAAGCAAAAGCCAAGGGCGTCTCCGCATTCCGGCCCACCGGTGCCGCGCCGGTCGCCGATCACCCCGCGGCCATGCTGACCGGCAACTGGGTCGACAAGACCCAGAATCTGGTCGCCGGTATGTTCGCCGACTATCTGCGGGCCCCCGCACAGCAGAAGCTGTTCACCGACAACGGATTCGAGCCCGCGGCCGCCACCCCTGCCCCCACCCCTCCGAAATCGGTGCTCGACGGCGTGCAATCGGTGCTGGCCCATCCGGTCCTCGGGGTGCAGTCCACGATTCTGATCGACACCTCGGCCTCGATGGCGGTGACCGACGGCTCGATGTCGCGGCTGAACAACACCCTCGCCGCCGTGCAGTCCACCCTCGATACCATGCCGCCGGACTTCGGCGCCGGGGCCTGGGTCTACGCCCGCGATATCGAGGGCGGCAAACCCTATCGGGTGGTCGCGCCGACGGCCGCGCTGAGCACTGCGCATCGTTCCGAATTGTCCACGGCCCTGGGCCGTGTCGCGCTCAACGGCTCCACCACCGACCGCACCTATCCGGCGCTCGAAGCGGCCTACCGCAGCGCGGTCGAGGACTACGCCACCGGGAAGACCAACTCCGTGCTGTTGATCACCGGTGGACCGAACGACGAGTCGTCGGTGAGTGGCGATCAACTGCTCACTCAGCTCACCAGTGCGACCGACGGCGCCCACAAGGTCCGCATCGATGTGATCGTCATCGGCGGCCAGGGCACCCAGACACTGCAGAATCTGGCCCAGAAGACCGGCGGAACCTATACCAAGGTGAGCACCTCGGACGATATGAGCTTCGGCACCGCGGTCAACCACGCACTGACCACGCCGTAGGCGCACCCGGCCCGGCCGGGGCGGCCGCCGCGACCGCACGATCGGCCACGGCGTATCCGGAGGCGGTCGCCGCCCGCGGCGAGCCGCCCCCCGATCCGCTCAGTCGGCGTAGGCCTCGAGCGGAGGACACGAGCAGACCAGATTCCGGTCACCGAACGCGCCGTCGATACGCCGCACCGCCGGCCACACCTTCGCGCGGGCCGCGTGCACGCCCAGCGGATACACGGCGGTCTCACGACTGTAGGGGTAATCCCACTCACCGACCAGGGACGCCGCGGTGTGCGGGGCACCGCGCAGCGGGCTCTGTTCCACCGGCCAGGTGCCCGCCGCCACGGCGTCGATCTCGCCCTTGATCGCGATCATCGCCTCGACGAAAGCGTCGAGTTCTTCGAGGTTCTCGCTCTCGGTCGGCTCGACCATCAGGGTCCCGGCGACCGGGAAGCTCATGGTGGGAGCGTGGAATCCGTAGTCGGCCAGCCGTTTCGCCACATCGTCGACGGTGACGCCGGTCCGCTTGGTGATCTCGCGCAGATCCAGGATGCACTCGTGGGCGACCATGCCGTTGTCCCCGGTGTACAGCACCGGGAAATGCGGATCCAGACGCCGCGCAAGGTAATTCGCGGAGGCGATCGCGGTGAGCGTGGCCCGGCGCAGCCCGTCGGCGCCCATCATCCGAATGTAGGCCCACGTGATCGGCAGGATCGACGCCGACCCGTAGCGTGCGGCCGACACCGCGTGGGAATCCGGCTGCAACGGATCGCCCGGCAGGTACGGCGCCAGATGATCGCGGACCGCGACCGGCCCGACCCCGGGACCGCCACCACCGTGCGGAATACAGAAGGTCTTGTGCAGATTCAGGTGCGAGACGTCGCCACCGAACCGACCCGGACGAGCCAGCCCGACCAGGGCGTTCAGATTCGCGCCGTCGACGTAGACCTGGCCGCCGGCATCGTGGACCAGGGCGCACAGTTCGGCGACCTCGTGCTCGTAGACCCCGTGCGTGGACGGGTAGGTGATCATGATGCAGGCCAGCCGATCGGCGTGATCGGCGATTTTGGCCCGCAGATCGTCGAGATCGACATCGCCGTTGTCGCGGCACGTGACCACCTCGACCCGCAGTCCGGCCATCGCGGCCGATGCGGCGTTGGTGCCGTGCGCACTGGACGGAATCAGGCAGGTGTCGCGGTGGGTGTCGCCACGATCGAGGTGATAGCGGCGGATGGCGAGCAGACCGGCATATTCGCCCTGACTGCCGGCATTGGGCTGCAGGCTGACCCGGTCGTAACCGGTCACCGCCGCGAGCCAGTGCTCGAGATCCTCGACCACCCGCAGCATGCCCGCCGCGTCCTCCACCGGGGCGTAGGGGTGCAACCGCGCGAATCCCGGCCAGGTGATCGGCTCCATCTCGGCGGTGGCGTTGAGTTTCATCGTGCACGATCCGAGCGGAATCATGCTGCGGTCCAAGGCGATATCCTTGTCCGACAGCTGCCGCAGGTATCGCAGCATCGCGGTTTCGGTGTGGTAGCGAGTGAACGCGGGATGGGTCAGGAACGGCGAGGTCCGCGTTTCGATCGACGGCAGCTGCGCCGCCTCGACGGCCGCATCGGCGCCGAAGCACTCCAGGACGATCGCCACCTCCACGTCGGTGGTCACCTCGTCGCAGGCCACCGCGACATGATCGGCGTCCACCAGCCGCAGGTTGATACCGCGGCCCTTCGCCTTACCCACCACGGCCTCGGCACCGGCGGGCACCGACACCAGCACGGTGTCGAAGAAACGATCGTGCACGACCGCGTCACCGAGTCCGGCGGCGAGTTGCTCGGCGTGGTGGTGGACCCGCCGGGCGATCCCCCGCAATCCGTCCCCGCCGTGGTAGGAGGCGTACATCGCGGCGACGATCGCCAGCAGCACCTGTGCGGTGCAGATGTTGGAGGTGGCCTTCTCCCGGCGGATGTGCTGTTCCCGGGTTTGCAGCGCGAGTCGGTAGGCGCGGGCGCCGTCGGCGTCCACCGAGACCCCGACCAGGCGTCCCGGCAGCTGGCGCGCATGCGCGGTGCGCACCGCCAGATAGCCGGCGTGCGGACCGCCGAACCCGAGCGGGACACCGAAGCGCTGGGTCGTGCCGAAACACACGTCGGCACCCTGTTCGCCCGGCGGGGTGATCAGGGTGAGCGCCAGCAGATCGGTGCCGACCGCGACGAGCGCGCCCCGCTCGTGGGCGGCCGCGATCAGTTCGGCCGGATCGACGATGCGGCCCGAGGCCCCCGGGGTCTGCAGCACCACGCCGAAGAAGTCTCCGTCGGGCAGCTGGCCCGCGCTGAGATCGGCCTCCACCAGGGTGATACCGAGTGGTTCGGCCCGGGTGGCCAGCACCGTGCGGGTCTGCGGGAACAGATCGGCATCGATCAGCAGTCGCTGCGAGGTGCTCTTGCGGTTGGCGCGCTGCAGCAGCGTCATCGCTTCCGCGGCGGCGGTGGCCTCGTCCAGCATGGAGGCGTTGGCGACCTCCATACCGGTCAGATCCGAGACCATGGTCTGGAAGTTCAGCAGCGCTTCGAGCCGACCCTGGCTGATCTCCGGTTGATACGGCGTGTACGCGGTGTACCAGGCCGGATTCTCGAGCAGATTGCGCACCAGCACCGGCGGGGTGAGCACGTCGTAGTAGCCGAGCCCGATCATCGAGGTGGCCACCGTGTCGGCATGCGCCAGCGCGGCCAGTTCGGTGAGCGCATCGTGTTCGGACACCGCGGGCGGCAGCACATCGAGTCCGGTATCGCCGGCGGCGTCGAGAATGCTCGCGGGCACCGCCCGACCGGCCAGTTCCTCCATCGACGCGACACCGACGGTGGCGAGAATTCGATCGATTTCGGTGGCGTCGGGACCGATGTGGCGATCGGCGAAACTACGGGTCACGGCAGCTCCAGGTTCGGGCACGTCGACCGGGACACCGGATGCCACACGTCGACGAGTGTCGGCCCTCCCCCTCTGTCGTGGCGCCTGAGAGATTCGGGACCGCGCGGCGTTCCCTTTCCCCATGGGCGGGTGACACGCATTGTGTGCGGCCACCGCTTTCCAGAGGCGTCCAACTCCGCACGGTCCCTGGTGCCTGAGAGATTGACGGGGAGGTGCTGCTCCTTCGGCGTCCGGGCCGAACCCGGAACTCTCCCGCACGGTTGCGACGCGCCTACAGTCTAAGCGGAGCGTCGTTACCGGTATGTTTCCGACCCTCGCCGTCGAGCGGTCACCTTGGTCACATCCGTGTGCGGTCCGCCCGCCTAACCGGTCTTACGGTTCTCCCGCGCCTTGCGGCGATAGGCCAACTCGTCCTCGGGACGCTCGCTCGCGGCGTGCGCCTCCGCCCGCTCGGCCGGGAAGTTCGCGATGGCACCGGTCAACTCACGCATCGCACCGCTGACCGCGATGCCGAAGACACCCTGCCCGCCCTGCAGTAAATCGACCACTTCCTCCGGCGAGGAGCATTCGTACACGGTGGTGCCGTCGGAGAACAAGGTGATGCCGGCCAGATCCTCGACCCCGCGGCTGCGCAGATGATCGACGGCGATGCGAATGTTCTGCAGTGAGATCCCGGCGTCGAGCAGACGCTTGACGATCTTGAGAACCAGGATGTCCTTGAAGGAGTACAGGCGCTGACTGCCGGAACCGGTGGCGCTGCGGATCGACGGAACGACGAGCCCGGTCCGAGCCCAGTAGTCGAGCTGCCGATACGTGATGCCTGCGACCTGGCAGGCGCTGGGAACCCGGTAACCCACGAGTTCGTCGGGAACGGTGTCGTCAGGGAACAGCCCTGGCTGCACGACCGCGGTGGGCCGCGGGTCGGGTGCTGGTTGCTGCGGTCGGTCTCCCACTGCTACTCCCTCACTGCATCGCCGAAGAAGAACAACGGCCTAACTGTCGAGGCTACTCTGTCGATTGTCTCGGCAGCACGGGCGTGGAACCAAACTCCGCGTGCGGCGTGTTTCTCACCCTCTAGGTGAGGTATAGAGCACAGTCCGGCTGCCGCCGGGTCGCATCAACTATCGGTGGCTTTGAAGTCGTCCGGAGAGACCGACTCCAGGAACTCCTTGAACTTCTCCACCTCGTCCTCACGTTCGTCGGGCATCACCAGCCCGGCTTCCTCGAGGACCGGTTCCTCGGCATAGATCGGGCAACCGACCCGCAAGGCGATGGCTACCGAATCCGAGGGCCGCGCCGAGATCCGCACATCGTTGTCGAAGACCAGGTCGGCATAGAAGGTGCCCTCCTGCAGGTCCACGATTCGCACCTCTTTCAAGGTGTGGCCGAGGTCGTGGATCAGAATCTTGATCAAGTCGTGGGTCAACGGGCGGATCGGGGTGACACCCTCTTGCTCGAGCACGATGGCGGTCGCCTCGGCCTGACCGATCCAGATCGGCAGGTAGCGGTCGCCGGACTCCTCCCGCAGCAGGAGCACGGGCTGATTCTGGGGCTGCTCGACCCGGATGCCGATCACACGCATTTCACTCATCGCACTGGCCTCCCAATACTCACCGACCACCCGCACGAGCCCAGCCGGGCAGGCCGTATCACCGAGTCTAGGCGATGAATTCAGCCGCCGAGGGAAGCGCGCACCGACGTCTTGACCAAGCTGGTATGCAAGGTCAGCGACAGGGCCGCCAACTCGCGTACCGTCTCCTCCGCGCGGGCGCGGGCATCGGCGTCGCGACTCTTGGCAATCGGCGCGGCAATCTGGGCGATCATGGCCGCCTCGCGATCCGCGGCCAGCTTGAACGCCCGCAGATGCCGTGCCTCCAAACCGAATTCGCTCATCGCCTGGGCGGTCCGGGCCAAGGTGACGGCCTCGGCGTCGAAAA
The genomic region above belongs to Nocardia spumae and contains:
- a CDS encoding HNH endonuclease, which produces MLFRHADPEVSPDNWIHVQVLVLNASYEALTDIRADRAVVLLISGAAETIAERQPQFPIRSKHLEIALPETIRLRHYVYLEHRVLVHDESRATMAAVLRRDGHRCGYCSGWARTVDHIRPRSRGGPNTWNNLIAACGPCNTRKADRTPEEAGMRLLWEPKAPNDMHRRQRHIWRRLAGAS
- a CDS encoding WhiB family transcriptional regulator yields the protein MTNTMPAPTLVDLLPLSDTPSWEQAACKGDPNHDAWFPYPSQDFDYARAICAACPIVAQCAEFAAATGQSGVWGGHEFDRGTLIRD
- a CDS encoding substrate-binding domain-containing protein, whose translation is MGTHRSADGSRGVSKSLVITVVAVLLLIAAVGGWLWLSNRSASENRSAAGQCIEGPVTLPVTVDPDIAGPVRAAADRYNATSPQVRDHCAKIAVTVQPTAAMVAGLTAPNWDAGLGQQPGLWIPSSTRAVEQMRVPGLVQGAPASVAVSPIVVAAPDQLAQALTKADLSWSDLPRLQRGSLGDIGLGSWGGLKMALPPGDGSLAAAVAVGSAVSGSDPLTDDSARSGQVVAAISGLAAEAPESSDPGAALAAVADSAHAATSPIHAVAVTEQQAKAKGVSAFRPTGAAPVADHPAAMLTGNWVDKTQNLVAGMFADYLRAPAQQKLFTDNGFEPAAATPAPTPPKSVLDGVQSVLAHPVLGVQSTILIDTSASMAVTDGSMSRLNNTLAAVQSTLDTMPPDFGAGAWVYARDIEGGKPYRVVAPTAALSTAHRSELSTALGRVALNGSTTDRTYPALEAAYRSAVEDYATGKTNSVLLITGGPNDESSVSGDQLLTQLTSATDGAHKVRIDVIVIGGQGTQTLQNLAQKTGGTYTKVSTSDDMSFGTAVNHALTTP
- the gcvP gene encoding aminomethyl-transferring glycine dehydrogenase — protein: MTRSFADRHIGPDATEIDRILATVGVASMEELAGRAVPASILDAAGDTGLDVLPPAVSEHDALTELAALAHADTVATSMIGLGYYDVLTPPVLVRNLLENPAWYTAYTPYQPEISQGRLEALLNFQTMVSDLTGMEVANASMLDEATAAAEAMTLLQRANRKSTSQRLLIDADLFPQTRTVLATRAEPLGITLVEADLSAGQLPDGDFFGVVLQTPGASGRIVDPAELIAAAHERGALVAVGTDLLALTLITPPGEQGADVCFGTTQRFGVPLGFGGPHAGYLAVRTAHARQLPGRLVGVSVDADGARAYRLALQTREQHIRREKATSNICTAQVLLAIVAAMYASYHGGDGLRGIARRVHHHAEQLAAGLGDAVVHDRFFDTVLVSVPAGAEAVVGKAKGRGINLRLVDADHVAVACDEVTTDVEVAIVLECFGADAAVEAAQLPSIETRTSPFLTHPAFTRYHTETAMLRYLRQLSDKDIALDRSMIPLGSCTMKLNATAEMEPITWPGFARLHPYAPVEDAAGMLRVVEDLEHWLAAVTGYDRVSLQPNAGSQGEYAGLLAIRRYHLDRGDTHRDTCLIPSSAHGTNAASAAMAGLRVEVVTCRDNGDVDLDDLRAKIADHADRLACIMITYPSTHGVYEHEVAELCALVHDAGGQVYVDGANLNALVGLARPGRFGGDVSHLNLHKTFCIPHGGGGPGVGPVAVRDHLAPYLPGDPLQPDSHAVSAARYGSASILPITWAYIRMMGADGLRRATLTAIASANYLARRLDPHFPVLYTGDNGMVAHECILDLREITKRTGVTVDDVAKRLADYGFHAPTMSFPVAGTLMVEPTESENLEELDAFVEAMIAIKGEIDAVAAGTWPVEQSPLRGAPHTAASLVGEWDYPYSRETAVYPLGVHAARAKVWPAVRRIDGAFGDRNLVCSCPPLEAYAD
- a CDS encoding MerR family transcriptional regulator: MGDRPQQPAPDPRPTAVVQPGLFPDDTVPDELVGYRVPSACQVAGITYRQLDYWARTGLVVPSIRSATGSGSQRLYSFKDILVLKIVKRLLDAGISLQNIRIAVDHLRSRGVEDLAGITLFSDGTTVYECSSPEEVVDLLQGGQGVFGIAVSGAMRELTGAIANFPAERAEAHAASERPEDELAYRRKARENRKTG
- a CDS encoding bifunctional nuclease family protein, whose product is MSEMRVIGIRVEQPQNQPVLLLREESGDRYLPIWIGQAEATAIVLEQEGVTPIRPLTHDLIKILIHDLGHTLKEVRIVDLQEGTFYADLVFDNDVRISARPSDSVAIALRVGCPIYAEEPVLEEAGLVMPDEREDEVEKFKEFLESVSPDDFKATDS